In Deltaproteobacteria bacterium HGW-Deltaproteobacteria-6, a single window of DNA contains:
- a CDS encoding peptide chain release factor-like protein → MPVSSDKEKALAARMQELGVSENDFEESFVRSSGPGGQKVNKTSSCVHLLHIPTGLAVKCQRERSQSLNRHLARRLLLDKIELQQKGFIAQEQDKIEKLRRQKRKRSKRAKEKILTAKHQQAQKKELRGKVVVEE, encoded by the coding sequence ATGCCGGTATCTTCAGATAAAGAAAAAGCACTTGCTGCCAGAATGCAGGAACTCGGCGTTTCAGAAAACGATTTTGAGGAATCCTTCGTCCGTTCTTCCGGCCCCGGTGGACAAAAAGTCAATAAGACATCTTCTTGTGTTCATCTTCTCCATATCCCGACAGGCCTTGCCGTCAAATGCCAGCGGGAAAGATCACAATCACTGAACCGCCATCTGGCGCGTCGTCTATTACTGGACAAAATTGAATTGCAGCAAAAGGGATTTATCGCTCAGGAACAGGATAAAATTGAAAAATTGCGCCGCCAGAAGAGAAAACGAAGCAAACGGGCAAAAGAAAAGATACTTACGGCCAAACATCAGCAAGCCCAGAAAAAAGAATTGCGCGGTAAAGTTGTAGTCGAGGAATAG
- a CDS encoding 2-oxoacid:ferredoxin oxidoreductase subunit gamma, translating into MIVKTIFSGFGGQGVLMMGISLANSAMNKGYHVTYLPAYGAEMRGGTANCTVAVGDEEIASPVASEPDYLIVMNSPSLFTFQNKVSAGGSIFINSSIIDARPNRQDVKTICVPCADMAQELGNSRVANIIMMGAFIKKSGVVSSEIYLKSLETIMGSRKKALAEVNRKAFAAGFDYVKD; encoded by the coding sequence ATGATCGTGAAAACCATTTTTTCCGGGTTCGGCGGCCAGGGCGTTTTAATGATGGGCATCAGTCTGGCCAACAGCGCAATGAACAAAGGCTATCACGTCACGTATCTTCCCGCCTATGGCGCGGAAATGAGAGGCGGCACGGCCAACTGCACCGTAGCGGTAGGCGACGAGGAGATTGCGTCACCTGTTGCTTCGGAACCGGATTATCTGATTGTGATGAACTCACCTTCCCTGTTTACATTTCAGAATAAAGTAAGTGCCGGCGGGAGTATTTTTATTAATTCATCCATCATTGACGCGCGTCCCAACCGCCAGGATGTCAAAACCATCTGTGTCCCTTGCGCCGACATGGCTCAGGAACTCGGCAACAGCCGCGTGGCCAACATCATCATGATGGGCGCCTTCATTAAAAAATCAGGTGTCGTTTCTTCTGAAATTTATCTTAAAAGTCTGGAAACAATTATGGGCAGCAGAAAGAAAGCCCTTGCGGAAGTAAACCGCAAAGCCTTTGCCGCCGGATTCGATTACGTTAAAGATTAA
- a CDS encoding 2-oxoglutarate oxidoreductase, whose product MAKIVFQHPKSLKEAIYHYCPGCGHSIVHRLVAEVIDEMGIRGITIGVPPAGCAVLAYNYFDVDMIEAPHGRGPAMASAIKRSLPDRVVFSYQGDGDLAAIGIAESFHAANRGENITVIFINNAVYGMTGGQMAPTTLLTQKTTTSPTGRKKELDGHPVKVSEIFSQLGGSTYIERCSVSSPAGVNKTKKAIKKAFQCQIDGLGFSMVEILSLCPTNWKMSSIDSCKWIDDVLSKEFPPGVFKDTIAETKKDAEAAS is encoded by the coding sequence ATGGCAAAGATAGTTTTTCAACACCCCAAAAGCTTAAAAGAAGCTATTTACCACTATTGCCCCGGTTGCGGTCACAGTATTGTCCATCGGTTGGTTGCCGAAGTAATTGATGAGATGGGCATAAGAGGCATTACCATCGGCGTTCCTCCCGCGGGATGCGCCGTTCTGGCTTACAACTACTTTGACGTAGATATGATCGAAGCGCCCCATGGACGCGGCCCGGCCATGGCCTCAGCCATCAAGCGTTCACTCCCCGATCGCGTCGTTTTTTCTTATCAGGGCGACGGAGACCTTGCCGCCATCGGAATTGCGGAGAGCTTTCACGCCGCCAATCGCGGCGAAAATATTACCGTCATTTTTATCAACAATGCTGTGTACGGCATGACTGGCGGGCAGATGGCCCCGACCACGTTGCTCACTCAAAAAACAACGACCAGCCCGACCGGCCGTAAAAAAGAATTGGACGGTCATCCTGTCAAAGTCAGTGAGATCTTTTCACAGCTGGGAGGATCAACCTATATTGAGAGATGTTCGGTTAGTTCTCCGGCCGGCGTTAACAAAACAAAAAAAGCCATCAAAAAAGCATTTCAGTGCCAGATCGACGGTCTTGGATTTTCAATGGTGGAAATTTTGTCTTTATGTCCGACCAACTGGAAAATGTCATCAATTGATTCCTGTAAATGGATTGATGATGTTCTGAGCAAAGAATTTCCCCCCGGTGTATTTAAAGACACCATCGCCGAAACAAAGAAAGACGCGGAGGCAGCGTCATGA
- a CDS encoding 3-methyl-2-oxobutanoate dehydrogenase subunit VorB (catalyzes the coenzyme A-dependent oxidation of 3-methyl-2-oxobutanoate coupled to the reduction of ferredoxin producing S-(2-methylpropanoyl)-CoA) → MSGNNVIAEAAIRAGCRFYAGYPITPQNEITEYMAEHMRNAEGGVFIQSESEVAAINMIAGAAATGARVMTSSSSPGISLKQEGISSMAACELPGIIVNIMRGGPGLGNIRPSQGDYFQATRGGGHGDYRTIVIAPATCQELADLTMDAFDLADKYRTPVMILADGMMGQMMEPVIFKKPKPRQYPEKFMLRGAGTGKSKFIRGLLLDAIDSEEHNWKLARKYEVITKNEPLFEEHRVDDAELVIVAYGTAARIAKGAIKRLREHGMKVGLFRPITLWPFPELKLRTLSSKIKNYLVFEMSTGQMLEDVRLALQGYANIDFHGRPGGAVPTPAELANVVAKIYDKKD, encoded by the coding sequence ATGTCAGGAAACAATGTTATCGCTGAAGCTGCAATTCGCGCGGGCTGCCGTTTTTATGCCGGTTACCCCATTACCCCGCAAAACGAAATCACCGAGTATATGGCTGAACATATGAGGAATGCCGAGGGGGGCGTGTTTATCCAATCGGAAAGCGAAGTCGCCGCCATCAATATGATCGCCGGGGCCGCCGCAACCGGTGCAAGAGTCATGACATCCTCCTCCAGCCCCGGCATTTCATTAAAACAGGAAGGCATTTCTTCCATGGCCGCCTGTGAACTTCCCGGGATCATCGTCAATATCATGCGCGGCGGCCCGGGATTAGGCAATATCCGCCCTTCACAGGGTGATTATTTTCAGGCCACCCGCGGCGGAGGCCACGGCGACTACCGCACCATCGTGATTGCTCCGGCAACCTGCCAGGAACTGGCGGATTTAACCATGGATGCTTTTGATCTGGCCGATAAGTATCGCACACCCGTGATGATCCTGGCGGACGGCATGATGGGACAAATGATGGAACCTGTTATTTTCAAGAAACCCAAGCCCCGTCAATACCCTGAAAAGTTCATGCTGCGCGGTGCGGGAACAGGTAAGAGCAAATTCATCCGGGGCCTTCTCCTTGATGCAATTGACAGTGAAGAACACAATTGGAAACTGGCTCGTAAATATGAAGTAATTACTAAAAATGAGCCCCTCTTTGAAGAACATAGAGTAGACGATGCGGAACTGGTCATCGTGGCTTATGGCACAGCCGCCCGTATTGCCAAGGGCGCCATTAAAAGATTACGCGAACACGGCATGAAAGTCGGCCTGTTTCGTCCGATCACCCTCTGGCCCTTCCCGGAATTGAAATTACGAACCCTGTCGTCAAAAATTAAAAATTATCTCGTTTTTGAAATGAGCACCGGCCAGATGTTGGAAGATGTTCGTCTGGCTTTGCAGGGTTATGCCAACATTGATTTTCATGGACGACCGGGCGGCGCTGTGCCGACGCCCGCGGAACTGGCCAATGTCGTCGCCAAAATTTACGACAAAAAAGATTAA
- a CDS encoding tungsten formylmethanofuran dehydrogenase → MKGYIKIKKELCKECHLCIHFCPKGHIMASNEYNAQGYHPVCANEEKECNGCAICATMCPDVAIEVYRE, encoded by the coding sequence TTGAAAGGATATATCAAGATAAAGAAGGAACTTTGCAAGGAGTGTCACCTCTGCATTCATTTTTGTCCGAAAGGCCACATAATGGCATCCAATGAGTATAACGCTCAAGGATATCATCCTGTATGCGCCAATGAAGAAAAGGAATGCAACGGCTGCGCGATTTGCGCCACAATGTGTCCGGATGTGGCAATTGAGGTTTACCGTGAATAA